In the genome of Cyanobacteria bacterium FACHB-DQ100, the window ATACGAGCGAAGGGCAGTGTCAACCCCTGCAATCATCTGTTGATCCTGAGGATTCTGAAAGTAGAGCTGTTCGCTAAGTGGCTGTCGTAGCGTCCCGTCCATGTCGATCATGAGTAGGCTCATTGTTTCATCTGCTGGTACTCTGCTACTCCTAATCCTGGTGATTTGCCTACGGTTGCACATCAGCCAATATAGAGAGGTAGACCCGGGTTTAACTGCAATAGATAAGTAGAACAAAATCCTGACTAAAGAAAAGGTATTTTCGACAGTGAGCGATGCAAGATAGAAAAATTAGGAAACTTGAACATAAGCCTAGATGGTTTAACGTACTCGCAAATTTCTTTGTAATGCTGGAACTTCTGCCGCACACAGCAGAAGTTCCAGCATTACCAAAGCATCACAAGTTCTGCCTTGCATTAGACAGGAGTGGCGTTGGCAACGAATGAAGCAATTGACCCTGTCATTCCAACTCAGTTATGGCTCCACTGCAACACTGAAAACCTGATGTAGCGGGATTACAACCGCTGCCGAGCTAACACTTGCTGAGCCAGCAAAAGTAATGGCTCATCTCGGATGCCAGCTTTCATTAATCCATCGACGGTTTGCATCAAATACTCCGCACAAGAACCCAACTCGCCAGACGCAGTCGCAATACTGTGAATCGTTGTTTCCAAAGAAATGTTCCCCGCGTACGCACGATGCTGACGGTTAATCACAAAGGTAATCGCAGGCAAGGATTGCATTCCATCAAACACTCTCACCCAACGAGGCAGATAAGACCCAACGACCATTTCCCGTCGCCATAGCAAAGGGAGTTCTGAGGACACATCCACCGCATCAATGCGATAGGCAATCCCGCGACAACTGCCTCCCCGGTCTAGCCCTAAGACTAATCCTCGATTGTCTGGCGTTCCGCGCCCTTGAGGCACCCAGAGGCAAAACCGGCGATGCCAGCCGTAGATTTTACCGATGCGCTGTTCTGCAACTTTGATGATCGGGTTCCAGATGAGTGAACCGTAAGCAAAC includes:
- a CDS encoding gamma-glutamylcyclotransferase, translating into MSLTRSDLESNRLQQTILKAGTGIVLSEAQLQESLRQTLLHHPSNSDVWVFAYGSLIWNPIIKVAEQRIGKIYGWHRRFCLWVPQGRGTPDNRGLVLGLDRGGSCRGIAYRIDAVDVSSELPLLWRREMVVGSYLPRWVRVFDGMQSLPAITFVINRQHRAYAGNISLETTIHSIATASGELGSCAEYLMQTVDGLMKAGIRDEPLLLLAQQVLARQRL